A genomic stretch from Tribolium castaneum strain GA2 chromosome 6, icTriCast1.1, whole genome shotgun sequence includes:
- the LOC103314015 gene encoding uncharacterized protein LOC103314015, with protein sequence MNIEARNFLTGFHNVPGATVKEKQTNFFQFLHRNISLKNQQRTLDCISNNLQAVSHLERIFRTDFLIYFRRFSELFQDFKTGDEITLCKLAREDWFFLQAFKDVGTHELINEVLPSVSYSVKVRILKKLPVGESAADAIFDALCDRYGVFFATVLLAKCSKNKISETLQQYPIKLTTNQLKLIYEKDPNLFVVYFDERVRHLGDHTFMNGDPILVFLAQNNPQLFSKLFVKYKFQVRLGRRTTKNYIKSQKSQVLAEPKSFLNVLNSSQIIRKLGPEIRCILFEKGEKSQFYWSSHLKYFPKKHQFEIFRSVYDSIYYKKFGSDINAITPEILRLITDPKEREQCAKLLHERSGNLDYIQYFSSKFFLEYFLEKIDFLNRDERSRLVKLGVCCCTINNDLNTFLRICELLCNRLKNDDNSVVSFLYSLCDNPQLVDKFTKIHWKFVYEILAIEKANRNSMYAITFIWEKYVIFLVENGLDLKPILIDWDTLFYSYNIQNNAKVFRAVVCELIESGDPYDYELCDCQIAAFCKLYNDRNEPKIEVWTHARVLNSVKSRLENETITYWDNWVTQGISYVVCQKNSPKELKNLYFKRLGCASTMDGLNWFLRHEPETIEQNIDSFLERIHLISNCSNNFWRHVKKLSFLNIANRVIDFCQEKLRQNEFNHSDVRDLVLALALVAPSEVYINYLKTFIPNEFKVDLTNNEVRNLYSVQCTLVRYAHLSVRPETLFPVALQFCKGDYLRRGLGSVYSCVYNTPELEAKKFLAEINQVKAVSVKKHALHLICVVCDVSTTLEFLKTAPDSHMIVLKYFAKSPNSLLWNLIEKLVGQTEEKSLNVFKWMLNVTTPRNYRCKFFEIIWDVLDKFNSTEIKRILIKKIDKDCLAELNHDITAKIVKETLFKFEQGHDYIAKILMNTNAKFEFFGEILSDLKKTSSLQSRRQLPSFIQILFKNYVKSEKNNDKFVAQISAVFQSVFSLSEAFMENILISCMRLKGQRVENCAKMIQELNKTVADAYGSVGVNFLGEVLKSRVMSLLFPNDRVKLCYCLMQIQDCVSDYVLIIKLLPNKEPKRKDDFLLYEEITKELSRVSDSKVQLLLNLLYAGQ encoded by the coding sequence ATGAATATCGAGGCCCGAAACTTCCTCACCGGCTTTCATAACGTGCCGGGGGCCActgttaaagaaaaacaaacgaattttttccaatttttgcatcGAAATATCTCGCTTAAAAACCAGCAAAGAACGCTTGATTGCATCAGTAATAATTTGCAAGCGGTGTCGCATTTAGAGCGAATTTTTCGCACCGATTTTCTCATCTATTTTCGCCGTTTCTCCGAATTATTTCAAGATTTTAAAACGGGGGATGAAATCACACTTTGTAAGCTTGCACGCGAAGATTGGTTTTTCCTGCAGGCGTTTAAGGACGTGGGGACACACGAGTTGATAAATGAAGTGTTGCCCTCAGTGTCGTACTCTGTCAAAGTccggattttgaaaaaactgccGGTTGGAGAGAGTGCAGCTGATGCGATTTTTGACGCGCTTTGTGACCGCTATGGCGTTTTTTTCGCGACGGTTTTACTCGCGaaatgttcgaaaaataaGATTTCGGAAACGTTGCAACAATATCCCATTAAGTTAACAACGaatcaattgaaattaatttacgaGAAAGACCCGAACTTGTTCGTTGTTTATTTCGACGAAAGGGTGCGACATTTGGGTGACCACACTTTCATGAACGGTGACCCGATTTTGGTCTTTCTCGCCCAAAACAACCCtcaattattttcgaaattgttcGTCAAGTATAAATTTCAAGTTCGGCTCGGGCGTCGGACCACCAAAAACTACATAAAGTCGCAAAAAAGCCAGGTTTTGGCCGAACCAAAATCATTCTTAAACGTGCTAAATTCGAGCCAAATCATCCGAAAGTTGGGGCCTGAAATTCGGTGCATTCTCTTCGAAAAGGGGGAAAAGTCGCAATTTTATTGGTCGTCccatttgaaatattttccgaaaaaacaCCAGTTTGAGATTTTCCGATCGGTTTACGActcaatttattacaaaaagtttGGTAGTGACATTAACGCGATCACGCCAGAAATTTTGCGTTTGATAACCGACCCGAAAGAACGGGAACAATGCGCGAAATTGTTGCACGAAAGATCGGGCAATTTGGACTACATTCAGTACTTTAGTTCGAAATTTTTCCTCGAGTATTTCTTGGAAAAAATCGACTTTTTGAACAGGGACGAAAGGTCCCGATTGGTGAAATTGGGCGTTTGTTGTTGCACGATTAACAACGATCTTAACACGTTCTTGAGAATTTGCGAACTGCTTTGCAATCGATTAAAAAACGACGATAACTCGGTCGTATCTTTTTTGTACTCTCTTTGTGACAATCCGCAACTGGTTGATAAATTCACGAAAATTCACTGGAAATTCGTTTATGAAATTCTCGCAATTGAGAAAGCCAACCGTAACTCGATGTACGCCATAACTTTCATTTGGGAAAAATACGTCAtttttttggtcgaaaatgggttagatttaAAGCCGATATTGATCGATTGGGATACGCTTTTTTATTCGTACAATATTCAAAACAATGCGAAAGTGTTTCGAGCGGTCGTGTGTGAATTAATCGAGTCTGGAGATCCGTACGATTACGAACTTTGCGATTGCCAAATCGCTGCGTTTTGCAAATTGTACAATGATCGAAACGAGCCGAAAATCGAAGTATGGACACATGCCAGAGTGTTAAATTCGGTCAAAAGTCGTCTAGAAAATGAGACAATCACGTATTGGGACAATTGGGTCACACAAGGCATTTCATACGTCGTATGCCAGAAAAATAGTCCGAaggaattgaaaaatttgtattttaaaagattAGGATGTGCTTCGACTATGGACGGCTTGAATTGGTTTTTACGGCACGAGCCGGAGACAATTGAGCAAAATATAGATTCGTTTTTGGAACGTATTCATTTGATTTCGAACTgttctaataatttttggcGCCACGTGAAAAAACTATCGTTTCTTAACATTGCCAACCGTGTCATTGATTTCTGTCAGGAAAAGTTGCGCCAAAATGAATTTAACCATTCAGACGTGCGTGATCTAGTCTTGGCTTTAGCCCTTGTGGCTCCATCCGAGGTTTATATCAATTACCTCAAAACTTTCATACCAAATGAATTTAAAGTCGATTTAACAAATAACGAAGTTAGAAATTTGTACTCGGTCCAGTGCACACTTGTGCGCTACGCTCATCTTTCAGTCCGTCCCGAGACTCTCTTCCCTGTTGCTTTACAATTTTGCAAAGGCGATTATTTGCGTCGAGGCCTAGGCTCGGTTTATAGTTGCGTGTATAATACACCGGAACTTGAagcgaaaaaatttttggccGAAATTAACCAAGTCAAAGCTGTTTCGGTGAAAAAGCATGCTTTGCATTTGATTTGTGTCGTTTGCGACGTCAGTACAACTCTTGAATTTCTCAAAACGGCGCCTGATTCACACATGAttgttttgaaatatttcgcGAAAAGTCCCAACTCACTTTTGTggaatttaatcgaaaaactAGTTGGCCAGACTGAGGAAAAGAGTTTGAATGTGTTTAAGTGGATGTTGAATGTTACAACTCCCCGAAATTACAGGTGCaagtttttcgaaattatttggGACGTTTTGGATAAGTTTAACAGTACAGAAATCAAGcggattttaattaaaaaaatcgataaagATTGTCTCGCGGAACTTAACCACGACATTACggcaaaaatagtaaaagaaaccctttttaaatttgaacaagGCCACGACTATATTGCCAAAATACTTATGAACACCAACgcgaaatttgaatttttcggagagattttatcagatttgaaaaaaaccaGTTCGCTGCAGTCGCGTCGCCAATTACCAAGTTTCATACaaattctatttaaaaattacgtcaAGTCGGAGAAAaacaatgataaattcgttgcGCAAATATCGGCAGTTTTCCAGTCGGTTTTTTCGCTTTCGGAGGCTTTCATggagaatattttaatttcgtgTATGCGTCTCAAAGGTCAGAGGGTTGAAAATTGCGCAAAAATGATCCAAGAATTGAATAAAACCGTTGCGGACGCGTACGGAAGTGTCGGTGTGAATTTTTTGGGGGAAGTACTCAAAAGTAGGGTCATGTCATTGTTGTTTCCAAATGATCGAGTGAAATTGTGTTactgtttaatgcaaattcaAGACTGTGTCAGTGATTATGTTTTGATTATTAAGTTGTTACCGAACAAAGAACCGAAACGaaaagatgattttttgttgtatGAGGAAATTACGAAAGAGTTGAGTCGCGTGTCCGATAGTAAAGTTCAATtgttacttaatttattgtacgCGGgacaataa
- the LOC660378 gene encoding uncharacterized protein LOC660378, translating into MEATENENVERCVVPNCKNTATTGIPFPKQAEILKQWLEALEIPDFVPDDTSFVCLDHFSDDSDVLDRVKENALENVLEELPIPSPTKNRKAEEKVTPKPSTSEKFDAFGRPPLDHQSACRLCLGKEDATTNVYTLLIPNVTIAQAITTCMPSLRVAKGDRLSKLICPKCLQTVRSYYKFRTNCLSSDHKQREAIRFAEKRKIHDNQITQTKKFCADEIRKYTETHPVTKPKSEIDKKFEYVEAELMKALEGKLTDEMKSADNIIIQVQSDDEEGQEQGTSVAYIEPNNVVKVGSNEVKLPKGIKVSVHQPRVGTYEAKEIEGIYNSESFCLVDNYVFEYRLCKGNIRHLKCLIGKCRASAEQTLPESGIVDPKVVVKIGHNHPAPSPEERRKQIFLHLMRRKMQSDKSLNFRSVYEEFCEKDPEMQELVPLKTVINQICCQQMNLKSPPIYSFEQFFEQIENDEFQKLHFTHGHKQFYQERLTASDGGKAVIFANCETIEEISGSKIMYVDASYKIDTNEKFKYHLITVLVWISDNDKYQPIVVKNRKIKFDCFQYYPIMFALTNEKSPEIYKTVFTYLRDILAPKLKPEEIVTDYEATLHYSLGEIYMDSHIGGSVFYYTQNIYKKICSLNLSRELETNSCFRNIYHMILMLPLLPVNTIIDGLNNIELQASEMGQSELTAPIFDYIKDQWINKVTPDLFCVHRLENRINENVIAPFKKLRDFLMISKGKMQKQQINIVSVVEKLIELEAFLCTVNTAPSKRTFARDLSVSQKKNVVRAWQFIESHPKININHFFNKVLGYIKCMENQLWIWGFYRYTGEANDELINAANFSIINTEENDDHNYEQGVEYVDYEYPGNEVVVDVVVDQKHGFLVKEGQEEVQTTDEEFEHSYTEQ; encoded by the exons ATGGAAGCtacagaaaatgaaaatgTCGAAAGATGCGTTGTACCGAATTGTAAAAACACCGCAACAACCGGAATACCGTTTCCCAAACAGgccgaaattttaaaacaatggTTGGAAGCTTTAGAAATTCCAGATTTCGTACCAGACGACACGAGTTTCGTCTGCCTGGACCATTTTTCCGATGACAGTGACGTTTTGGACCGAGTTAAAG AAAATGCACTCGAAAACGTACTCGAAGAGCTACCAATTCCCAGTCCCACCAAAAACCGGAAGGCGGAGGAAAAAGTCACACCGAAGCCTTCAACTAgcg agaagTTTGACGCTTTTGGGCGGCCACCACTCGACCATCAATCAG cTTGCAGGCTGTGCTTGGGCAAGGAAGATGCCACAACGAACGTCTACACCCTCCTCATCCCCAACGTGACCATAGCCCAGGCAATCACCACTTGCATGCCCTCACTTCGTGTAGCAAAAGGCGACCGTTTATCGAAACTAATCTGCCCTAAATGCCTCCAAACAGTTCGTAGTTACTACAAATTTCGTACAAATTGCCTCTCCAGCGACCACAAACAACGCGAAGCGATCCGTTTCGccgaaaaacgaaaaatccACGACAATCAAATAACTCAAACGAAAAAATTCTGCGCCGATGAGATCCGAAAATACACCGAAACGCATCCGGTCACAAAACCGAAATCGgagattgataaaaaattcgaaTACGTTGAGGCTGAACTGATGAAAGCTTTGGAGGGCAAACTGACCGATGAGATGAAAAGTGCCGATAACATCATCATTCAAGTGCAGAGTGATGACGAAGAAGGGCAAGAACAGGGGACTTCGGTTGCGTACATTGAGCCCAACAATGTGGTCAAGGTTGGCAGCAATGAAGTGAAACTACCCAAGGGAATCAAAGTCAGCGTGCACCAACCGCGCGTTGGGACATACGAAGCCAAAGAAATTGAAGGGATTTACAACTCGGAGTCGTTCTGTCTGGTGGATAATTACGTGTTCGAGTACCGGCTATGCAAAGGGAATATCAG gCATTTGAAATGCCTCATTGGCAAATGCCGCGCCAGCGCCGAGCAAACGCTGCCCGAATCGGGCATTGTGGACCCGAAAGTCGTCGTCAAAATCGGGCATAATCACCCAGCCCCCTCCCCCGAAGAGCGCcgcaagcaaatttttttgcacctCATGCGTCGCAAAATGCAAAGCGACAAATCCCTAAACTTTCGCAGCGTTTACGAGGAATTTTGCGAAAAAGACCCCGAAATGCAAGAGTTGGTACCGCTCAAAACGGTGATTAACCAGATCTGTTGCCAACAGATGAACCTAAAGTCGCCACCAATTTATTCCTTTGAACAGTTTTTCGAACAAATCGAAAACGACGAGTTCCAAAAACTGCATTTTACGCACGGACATAAACAGTTCTATCAGGAGAGACTGACTGCGAGCGATGGGGGAAAGGCTGTCATTTTTGCCAACTGTGAAACAATCGAGGAGATTTCAGGGAGTAAAATAATGTACGTCGATGCGAGCTACAAAATTGACACGAACGAAAAATTCAAGTATCATTTGATCACGGTTTTGGTGTGGATTAGCGACAATGACAAGTACCAACCGATCGTGGtgaaaaaccggaaaattAAGTTCGATTGCTTCCAATATTACCCAATCATGTTTGCCCTAACAAACGAAAAATCCCcagaaatttacaaaaccGTTTTTACCTATCTCCGGGACATTCTCGCCCCGAAACTAAAACCGGAAGAAATCGTCACTGATTACGAAGCAACGCTTCACTATTCTTTAGGCGAAATTTACATGGACTCACACATCGGGGGCTCAGTCTTTTATTACACGcaaaacatttacaaaaaaatttgctcgTTGAACTTGTCGCGCGAACTCGAAACAAACTCGTGTTTCCGCAACATTTACCACATGATCCTGATGTTGCCCCTCTTACCAGTCAACACAATCATCGACGGTTTGAACAACATTGAGCTCCAGGCCTCTGAAATGGGCCAAAGCGAGCTGACAGCCCCCATATTCGACTATATCAAGGACCAATGGATTAATAAAGTAACCCCCGATTTGTTTTGCGTCCATCGGCTCGAAAACCGCATCAACGAGAACGTGATAGCCCCGTTTAAAAAACTGCgcgattttttgatgatttccaaaggcaaaatgcaaaaacagcAAATAAATATCGTCTCAGTGGTCGAGAAACTGATCGAATTGGAGGCGTTTTTGTGCACTGTGAACACAGCCCCCTCGAAACGGACATTCGCGCGCGATTTGAGCGTCTCGCAGAAGAAAAATGTAGTCAGAGCGTGGCAATTTATCGAAAGTCACCCCAAAATCAACATCAATCATTTCTTCAATAAAGTTTTGGGGTACATCAAGTGTATGGAGAACCAGTTGTGGATTTGGGGGTTTTACCGATATACGGGGGAAGCCAACGACGAGTTGATCAATGCGGCCAATTTTTCCATCATCAATACGGAGGAAAACGACGATCATAATTACGAACAAGGAGTGGAATATGTGGATTATGAATATCCAGGGAACGAAGTTGTTGTCGATGTTGTTGTTGATCAGAAGCACGGATTTTTGGTCAAGGAGGGACAAGAGGAGGTGCAAACCACGGACGAAGAGTTCGAGCATTCGTACACGGAGCAGTAA